The following is a genomic window from Desulfonatronovibrio magnus.
TGACGAAAACAGCTTTGGAGATGACCAGGCAAGAGTGGACTGCTTATTCGTCAGGTGTTGCAAAACATAAGATACTTGATCCTTTATCAGTGCAGAAACAGAGAAAGGAGGCTATGCGGCTTGCAAACCATGCTGCGGAGCTTTTACGCAAGGAGTATTCCGCAAAAAAAGTTATTCTATTTGGCACATTGGCCATGGATACCGGTTTTTCCGAACATTCAGATATAGATCTGGCTGCGTATGGAATACCTGATGCTTTATTTTATCGCGCGGCAGCCAGAGTTTCAGGTCTTAGCCCGGAATTTACAGTCGATCTGGTGGATCCGGATTCATGCCGACCATCTGTCAGGGAATCGATCCTGACCAGGGGTATTGAGTTGTGACTTCTGAACTTGCAAGGCTCGCTGAACGAATCCGCCTGGAAATGACTGCCTGACTTCGTCGTTCTTCGTTCGTCGTTCTTAGTTCTTCGTTAACCAGGAACCACGAACCAGAAACCCTAGCGCAGCGTAGTACAGGGCTCTTGGAAGGACAGATTCTGGCAGATACCTTGTCGTTTTTTTCATATATAAGCGAACACATGAAGCTCTGGTGATATCAGCTCGCGATATGACTGAAAAAGAAAGGAGAATATATGCAAAAAGCAAATAAAATGAAAAAAAAATATAGAGATGAGTTGCCTTTATCTTTTGATTCAATCGCTGATGCCGCAGATTTCTGGGAAAGCCATGATTCTGCTGATTACGAAATTTATATGGAAGATGCTCAGTTTAATGTTGATATTAACCGTCATGTTTATCTTGTTCCTGTAGCAGAATCTGTTCTTGAAAAAGTACGGAAGAAGGCCAAACACCAGGGAGTATCTACAGAAACATTAGTTAATATGCTCCTTCAAGAACATGCTTGATCGAGAATAGTTTCTCGTTCGTCGTTAACAAAGAACAGTTCTTAGTTCTTCGTTAACCAGGAACCAGGAACGACGAACCAGGAACCGCGCGCAGCGCAGCGAAGCCGCAGAACCAAGAACCAAGAACAAGGAA
Proteins encoded in this region:
- a CDS encoding nucleotidyltransferase family protein — protein: MTKTALEMTRQEWTAYSSGVAKHKILDPLSVQKQRKEAMRLANHAAELLRKEYSAKKVILFGTLAMDTGFSEHSDIDLAAYGIPDALFYRAAARVSGLSPEFTVDLVDPDSCRPSVRESILTRGIEL
- a CDS encoding CopG family antitoxin yields the protein MQKANKMKKKYRDELPLSFDSIADAADFWESHDSADYEIYMEDAQFNVDINRHVYLVPVAESVLEKVRKKAKHQGVSTETLVNMLLQEHA